Proteins encoded within one genomic window of Anastrepha ludens isolate Willacy chromosome 4, idAnaLude1.1, whole genome shotgun sequence:
- the LOC128861317 gene encoding uncharacterized protein LOC128861317 — MAGGYGGYGNRHHVNNFSSLQTAALWAGILSLFQSLIWIGLTIVGILSYTCNMPINSQFTYGSVMEYAFYTIYFKGSCIPSDYQQFDNTMMKSVDTVLSPEDILIWDCVYLGVAVCWFVASVLLLVFVRKDNIKYTNYVICAWVITILCINLMDLGLGIIFGLDYGKFNRAAYNYNLSSINSGTIEAQAVQLVAGGVAAISLMIISLKGFILWLINVGLMCYLLALVHRIALDKDSNDTLFMPRKDSDDTPIDRPPINAYEEQTITTKVYTNDAFVPDNRSVVTVELNQDALARAARMSSDISEMGSRFRNVDAFQQYPPPRYNNNNNASNNNNFTKQVSIKENGITLHSPGVISPFPAPDYTPPMSRSNNVAVRNSRYQ, encoded by the exons tttCAGTCACTAATATGGATTGGCCTAACCATTGTCGGTATTTTATCGTACACTTGCAATATGCCGATTAATTCACAATTCACCTATGGCTCGGTAATGGAATACGCCTTTTACACGATATATTTCAAAGGATCCTGCATTCCGTCGGACTATCAGCAATTCGATAATACAATGATGAAGTCAGTGGATACCGTATTGTCGCCGGAGGACATTTTGATTTGGGATTGTGTGTACTTGGGTGTGGCGGTGTGTTGGTTCGTTGCATCGGTGTTGCTGTTGGTTT TTGTGAGGAAGGACAACATCAAATATACGAACTACGTCATTTGCGCGTGGGTCATAACGATTTTGTGTATCAATCTGATGGATCTGGGGTTGGGCATAATATTTGGCCTAGACTATGGTAAATTCAATCGCGCCGCTTACAATTACAATTTGTCCTCTATAAATTCGGGCACAATTGAGGCACAAGCAGTCCAGCTGGTAGCTGGAGGAGTGGCAGCCATTTCATTGATGATTATCTCCTTAAAAGGATTCATATTATGGCTTATCAACGTCGGTTTGATGTGTTATCTGCTGGCACTTGTACACCGGATTGCCCTCGATAAGGACAGTAAT GACACATTATTCATGCCACGCAAGGATTCAGATGACACTCCAATCGATCGTCCACCCATCAATGCATATGAAGAACAAAC CATCACAACAAAAGTGTACACCAATGACGCCTTTGTGCCTGACAATCGTTCTGTAGTAACCGTTGAATTGAACCAAGATGCTCTGGCTCGAGCGGCTCGCATGTCTTCCGATATATCTGAGATGGGAAGTCGCTTCCGCAATGTGGACGCCTTCCAGCAGTACCCACCGCCGCgatataataacaacaacaacgcttcaaataataataacttcacCAAGCAAGTGTCGATAAAGGAGAATGGCATTACATTACATTCTCCTGGTGTGATATCACCGTTCCCAGCACCTGACTACACCCCACCGATGTCGCGTTCAAATAACGTTGCGGTGCGCAATTCACGTTACCAGTAA
- the LOC128860478 gene encoding glycine cleavage system H protein, mitochondrial gives MASITTFARFGLQLSNAAKKSLRATASPFNQQWRSFNVSSLLLAERRYTEKHEWVSVEGTTATVGISEYAQDALGDVVFAQLPDPGTALQQHDECGALESVKAASELYSPLSGKVTEKNDTVEETPGLVNSSCYDKGWLFKLTVSNTTELEKLMSETQYKEFLKAAEH, from the exons ATGGCTTCGATTACAACATTCGCACGTTTCGGCTTACAGCTGAGCAATGCGGCTAAAAAGTCTTTGCGTGCTACAGCCTCACCGTTTAATCAACAGTGGCGCTCCTTCAATGTGAGCAGTTTATTGCTGGcag AGCGTCGCTACACGGAAAAGCACGAATGGGTGTCGGTGGAAGGCACAACAGCAACGGTGGGCATTTCCGAGTATGCACAAGATGCGCTTGGGGATGTAGTTTTTGCACAGCTACCGGACCCGGGCACAGCATTACAACAGCACGATGAATGTGGTGCATTGGAGAGCGTGAAAGCGGCTAGTGAGCTGTACTCACCACTTAGCGGTAAAGTGACTGAGAAGAATGACACCGTTGAGGAGACGCCCGGTTTAGTTAACAGCAGCTGCTACGACAAAG GTTGGCTGTTTAAGTTGACTGTGAGCAATACAACTGAACTTGAAAAGTTGATGAGCGAGACTCAATATAAAGAGTTCCTCAAGGCTGCAGAACATTAA